One Vitis vinifera cultivar Pinot Noir 40024 chromosome 8, ASM3070453v1 genomic window carries:
- the LOC100241760 gene encoding rhodanese-like domain-containing protein 9, chloroplastic produces the protein MAGLCCCMPLSSRSNFRTSRLMLETRHGRTMVGKSLGRRNLQIKAEVNFVNAEEGKKLIAVEGYAILDVRDKSQYDRAHIKSCYHVPLFIENQDNDLGTIIKRTVHNNFSGLFFGLPFTKVNPDFVQSVKSQFSPESKLLLVCQEGLRSAAAASKLEQAGFANIACITSGLQTVKPGMFDSVGSTELQDAGKAGLVTIQGKISAVLGTVLICAFLFITFFPEQAEKLLQMAPSG, from the exons ATGGCCGGGCTTTGTTGTTGTATGCCACTCTCATCTCGAAG CAATTTCCGGACTTCAAGATTGATGTTGGAGACTCGCCATGGAAGGACTATGGTGGGGAAGTCACTTGGCAGAAGAAACCTCCAAATTAAGGCAGAAGTGAATTTTGTTAATGCTGAAGAAGGCAAGAAACTTATAGCAGTTGAGGGATATGCAATTCTGGACGTGCGAGACAAATCTCAATATGATCGAGCTCATATAAAGTCATGTTATCATGTTCCTCTATTTATCGAAAACCAGGACAATGACTTGG GCACAATTATAAAGAGGACTGTGCACAACAATTTTTCTGGCTTGTTCTTTGGATTACCATTCACTAAAGTGAATCCTGACTTTGTACAGTCTGTTAAGAGCCAGTTTTCCCCCGAAAGCAAACTACTACTTGTCTGTCAGGAAGGATTGAG GTCTGCTGCAGCTGCTAGTAAGTTAGAGCAAGCCGGTTTTGCCAACATTGCATGTATAACATCAGGGCTTCAAACCGTAAAACCAG GAATGTTTGATTCTGTTGGATCCACTGAGTTGCAAGATGCTGGCAAAGCCGGTCTGGTTACCATTCAAGGCAAAATATCAGCTGTACTTGGAACTGTACTTATAT GTGCATTTCTTTTCATTACCTTCTTTCCTGAGCAAGCAGAGAAGTTACTTCAAATGGCTCCTTCAGGCTAG